From Phoenix dactylifera cultivar Barhee BC4 unplaced genomic scaffold, palm_55x_up_171113_PBpolish2nd_filt_p 000138F, whole genome shotgun sequence, the proteins below share one genomic window:
- the LOC103696205 gene encoding uncharacterized protein LOC103696205 isoform X1 has product MVAAIAAATLPNTAFLPKNLSFSSTSHQFLGGFSKRLYFDQKFGNRSKDLIGLVVASAAAASSSDSRGAGRFYLNFTGFPFPLGPFLNRRTIRTEAVKNCIWLFEQEQALGFSSVSTNIRMTVIKLKSGGLWVHAPIAPTKECIQILKELDAPVEHIVLPTFAYEHKIFVGPFSRKFPQAQIWVAPRQWSWPINLPLEFFGIFRAKALKDEDTSTPWADEIDQKVLSSPEVGIGPYVEVAFYHKRSRTLLVTDAVIFVPRRPPECISKESLLASAKNGLAVKLLSKGKEVPEEPVVDNKINRQKGWERMVLQILFLGPSNLLEPTASFAQMSQKLIVSPIVKTLVFSKVPEKVRDWVDRIAKDWPFRRIIPAHFAAPINASRSDFLAAFTFLDELLGERFVTRPSLSLVFASLMGRATSYFPPDDMKTLSSLDEFLVSVGAVKKTVSGRKR; this is encoded by the exons atggtggcagCCATTGCTGCTGCTACTCTTCCAAACACTGCTTTTTTGCCGAAAAATCTCTCCTTTTCCAGCACAAGCCATCAATTCCTTGGTGGGTTCTCAAAAAGACTCTATTTTGATCAGAAATTTGGGAATAGAAGCAAGGATTTGATCGGTTTAGTGGTcgcttctgctgctgctgctagtAGTAGCGATAGCAGGGGAGCTGGGAGGTTCTATCTAAACTTCACTGGCTTCCCTTTCCCACTTGGCCCGTTCCTCAATAGACGCACAATAAGGACCGAG GCTGTGAAAAATTGCATATGGCTCTTTGAACAAGAGCAAGCATTGGGCTTCAGTAGTGTCTCAACAAACATTCGGATGACAGTCATCAAGCTTAAATCCGGAGGGCTGTGGGTCCATGCACCCATCGCTCCAACTAAGGAATGCATTCAG ATCTTGAAGGAGTTGGATGCTCCTGTTGAACACATTGTCCTGCCCACTTTTGCCTATGAACATAAAATCTTTGTTGGGCCATTCTCAAGAAAGTTCCCACAAGCACAAATTTGGGTGGCCCCTAGGCAGTGGAGTTGGCCAATTAATTTGCCGCTCGAGTTCTTTGGAATCTTCCGGGCCAAAGCTCTAAAAGATGAGGATACTTCAACCCCATGGGCTGATGAGATTGACCAAAAAGTTCTCAGCTCACCAGAAGTTG GGATTGGCCCTTATGTAGAGGTAGCATTTTACCATAAACGTTCGCGAACATTATTAGTAACGGATGCTGTCATTTTCGTTCCAAGGCGGCCACCAGAATGTATCAGCAAAGAATCATTGTTAGCATCTGCAAAGAATGGTTTAGCAGTGAAGCTCCTCAGCAAAGGGAAGGAAGTTCCAGAGGAACCTGTTGTTGACAATAAGATAAATCGTCAAAAAG GGTGGGAAAGAATGGTTCTGCAGATCTTGTTTCTCGGCCCTTCAAATCTTCTGGAGCCCACTGCAAGCTTCGCTCAGATGTCACAGAAGTTGATCGTTTCTCCCATCGTGAAGACATTAGTTTTTAGCAAAGTTCCAGAAAAG GTGAGGGATTGGGTCGATCGGATCGCTAAAGACTGGCCATTCAGGCGGATAATCCCTGCCCATTTTGCTGCTCCAATAAACGCAAGCAGGTCAGACTTCTTGGCAGCATTTACTTTCCTTGATGAGCTTCTGGGTGAGCGCTTTGTCACAAGGCCTTCACTGTCTCTTGTCTTCGCATCCCTCATGGGGAGAGCAACCAGTTACTTCCCACCGGATGATATGAAGACCTTGTCATCCCTCGACGAATTCTTGGTGTCAGTTGGAGCTGTGAAGAAAACTGTTTCAGGAAGAAAACGGTAA
- the LOC103696205 gene encoding uncharacterized protein LOC103696205 isoform X2, whose amino-acid sequence MVAAIAAATLPNTAFLPKNLSFSSTSHQFLGGFSKRLYFDQKFGNRSKDLIGLVVASAAAASSSDSRGAGRFYLNFTGFPFPLGPFLNRRTIRTEILKELDAPVEHIVLPTFAYEHKIFVGPFSRKFPQAQIWVAPRQWSWPINLPLEFFGIFRAKALKDEDTSTPWADEIDQKVLSSPEVGIGPYVEVAFYHKRSRTLLVTDAVIFVPRRPPECISKESLLASAKNGLAVKLLSKGKEVPEEPVVDNKINRQKGWERMVLQILFLGPSNLLEPTASFAQMSQKLIVSPIVKTLVFSKVPEKVRDWVDRIAKDWPFRRIIPAHFAAPINASRSDFLAAFTFLDELLGERFVTRPSLSLVFASLMGRATSYFPPDDMKTLSSLDEFLVSVGAVKKTVSGRKR is encoded by the exons atggtggcagCCATTGCTGCTGCTACTCTTCCAAACACTGCTTTTTTGCCGAAAAATCTCTCCTTTTCCAGCACAAGCCATCAATTCCTTGGTGGGTTCTCAAAAAGACTCTATTTTGATCAGAAATTTGGGAATAGAAGCAAGGATTTGATCGGTTTAGTGGTcgcttctgctgctgctgctagtAGTAGCGATAGCAGGGGAGCTGGGAGGTTCTATCTAAACTTCACTGGCTTCCCTTTCCCACTTGGCCCGTTCCTCAATAGACGCACAATAAGGACCGAG ATCTTGAAGGAGTTGGATGCTCCTGTTGAACACATTGTCCTGCCCACTTTTGCCTATGAACATAAAATCTTTGTTGGGCCATTCTCAAGAAAGTTCCCACAAGCACAAATTTGGGTGGCCCCTAGGCAGTGGAGTTGGCCAATTAATTTGCCGCTCGAGTTCTTTGGAATCTTCCGGGCCAAAGCTCTAAAAGATGAGGATACTTCAACCCCATGGGCTGATGAGATTGACCAAAAAGTTCTCAGCTCACCAGAAGTTG GGATTGGCCCTTATGTAGAGGTAGCATTTTACCATAAACGTTCGCGAACATTATTAGTAACGGATGCTGTCATTTTCGTTCCAAGGCGGCCACCAGAATGTATCAGCAAAGAATCATTGTTAGCATCTGCAAAGAATGGTTTAGCAGTGAAGCTCCTCAGCAAAGGGAAGGAAGTTCCAGAGGAACCTGTTGTTGACAATAAGATAAATCGTCAAAAAG GGTGGGAAAGAATGGTTCTGCAGATCTTGTTTCTCGGCCCTTCAAATCTTCTGGAGCCCACTGCAAGCTTCGCTCAGATGTCACAGAAGTTGATCGTTTCTCCCATCGTGAAGACATTAGTTTTTAGCAAAGTTCCAGAAAAG GTGAGGGATTGGGTCGATCGGATCGCTAAAGACTGGCCATTCAGGCGGATAATCCCTGCCCATTTTGCTGCTCCAATAAACGCAAGCAGGTCAGACTTCTTGGCAGCATTTACTTTCCTTGATGAGCTTCTGGGTGAGCGCTTTGTCACAAGGCCTTCACTGTCTCTTGTCTTCGCATCCCTCATGGGGAGAGCAACCAGTTACTTCCCACCGGATGATATGAAGACCTTGTCATCCCTCGACGAATTCTTGGTGTCAGTTGGAGCTGTGAAGAAAACTGTTTCAGGAAGAAAACGGTAA